One genomic segment of Desulfocapsa sulfexigens DSM 10523 includes these proteins:
- a CDS encoding phosphohexomutase domain-containing protein produces MSTAIPACFKAYDIRGKVPDELNPGLARNIGRAYATFFQPRKVAVGHDIRLSSPELTSALVEGLLESDVDVLHLGLCGTEEIYHAAFSMEKRGVDGGIVVTASHNPADYNGLKFVTKGARPVTGEAGLKQMAELIVKGELPPPAGKRGVEIAAENKGEYIEHLLSYVNREELAPLKVVVNNGNGSAAPVVDLLEQELPFAFVKAFHEPDGSFSNGVPNPLLPEKREETARLVREQGADFGVAWDGDFDRCFFWDEKGNFIEGYYVVGLLALELLNHNPGGKILHDPRLIWNTQELVRAAGGVPIMVRTGHAFIKERMRLEDAIYGGEMSAHHYFKSFGYCDSGMIPWLLVASLLSRRAVPLSTLVRDCMAAYPVSGEINSVVADPDAVITEIEDRFRDGEKDYTDGLSVSFPEFRFNVRKSNTESLLRLNVESRANPGLLKEKTDELLQIIKA; encoded by the coding sequence ATGAGTACAGCAATCCCCGCCTGTTTTAAGGCCTATGATATCAGAGGAAAGGTCCCGGATGAGTTAAACCCTGGTCTTGCACGGAATATTGGACGTGCCTACGCGACTTTTTTTCAGCCACGAAAGGTGGCAGTCGGGCATGATATCAGACTCAGTAGTCCGGAGTTGACTTCTGCCCTGGTCGAAGGCCTGCTTGAGTCGGATGTGGACGTACTGCATCTCGGGTTGTGTGGTACAGAGGAAATTTACCATGCCGCTTTCAGTATGGAGAAGAGAGGGGTGGATGGTGGAATTGTTGTTACGGCAAGCCATAACCCTGCAGATTATAACGGACTGAAGTTTGTGACAAAAGGGGCCCGGCCAGTGACGGGAGAGGCTGGCCTTAAACAGATGGCAGAGTTGATCGTGAAGGGAGAACTGCCGCCACCTGCAGGAAAAAGAGGGGTGGAAATAGCAGCTGAAAATAAAGGTGAATACATTGAACATCTCCTGAGCTATGTGAACAGAGAGGAACTCGCACCCTTAAAAGTTGTGGTGAATAACGGAAATGGCTCTGCGGCACCCGTGGTTGATTTGCTTGAACAGGAACTCCCGTTCGCCTTTGTAAAGGCTTTTCATGAGCCTGATGGGAGTTTTTCGAACGGTGTTCCAAATCCCTTGCTCCCGGAAAAACGAGAAGAGACAGCAAGGTTGGTACGAGAGCAGGGCGCAGACTTTGGAGTTGCCTGGGATGGTGATTTTGACCGCTGCTTTTTCTGGGATGAAAAGGGAAATTTTATTGAAGGCTATTATGTCGTAGGATTGCTGGCTCTTGAGCTTCTTAATCATAATCCTGGCGGGAAAATTCTCCACGATCCCCGTCTTATCTGGAATACCCAGGAACTGGTGAGGGCTGCAGGAGGTGTTCCGATTATGGTCCGAACCGGGCATGCTTTTATTAAGGAACGGATGCGACTGGAAGATGCTATTTACGGTGGTGAGATGTCTGCACACCATTATTTCAAAAGCTTTGGCTATTGCGATTCCGGAATGATCCCCTGGCTTCTTGTTGCATCCCTGCTGAGTCGTAGGGCTGTTCCGCTGTCCACACTGGTTCGGGATTGCATGGCAGCCTACCCTGTTTCTGGAGAAATTAACTCTGTGGTGGCTGATCCGGACGCGGTGATTACAGAAATTGAAGATCGGTTTCGGGACGGAGAAAAGGACTATACCGATGGTCTTTCCGTGTCTTTTCCTGAATTTCGTTTTAATGTAAGAAAATCAAACACCGAATCGTTGCTGCGTCTGAATGTTGAAAGTCGTGCCAATCCAGGTTTGTTGAAAGAAAAGACTGATGAGTTGTTGCAGATAATCAAAGCCTGA
- a CDS encoding TIGR04283 family arsenosugar biosynthesis glycosyltransferase, whose amino-acid sequence MISTQKKTSTISIIVPTLNEAGNLPLLQAAAAEVAELIVVDGGSTDDTVNIARGLGFRVKKETGSGGRGMQLNSGAKSASSKILLFLHADTQLPSDFSTLVQRCLDNPKVSLGAFSLKVDEGGLLLNYIIALANLRSRLLHIPYGDQSFFMRKEDFIKIGGFQEVPIMEDFMLVKAAKKRGRIETLPQTVTTSSRRWQRLGPIRTTFINQLIVMGYYLGVSPRKLAEFYRKR is encoded by the coding sequence ATGATATCGACACAGAAGAAGACCTCCACTATTTCTATCATCGTCCCCACCCTCAATGAAGCAGGAAACCTTCCGCTACTGCAGGCTGCAGCAGCGGAAGTTGCTGAATTAATAGTGGTTGATGGTGGCAGCACGGATGATACCGTCAACATTGCCCGGGGTCTAGGGTTCAGAGTAAAAAAAGAAACCGGTTCGGGAGGACGCGGCATGCAGCTTAACTCCGGAGCAAAAAGTGCATCCTCGAAAATTCTTCTCTTCCTTCACGCAGACACCCAGTTACCATCCGACTTTTCAACCCTGGTACAGAGATGTCTCGACAATCCCAAAGTAAGCCTTGGGGCATTCAGTTTAAAGGTCGACGAAGGAGGCCTCCTCCTGAATTATATTATAGCTCTTGCAAACCTCCGCTCACGACTGCTTCATATCCCCTACGGGGATCAATCATTCTTTATGCGAAAAGAAGATTTTATAAAGATAGGAGGTTTTCAGGAAGTACCGATCATGGAAGATTTCATGCTCGTTAAGGCAGCAAAAAAAAGAGGTAGAATAGAAACATTACCACAAACAGTCACAACCTCATCCCGGCGCTGGCAGCGACTTGGACCTATCCGTACCACCTTTATCAATCAGCTCATAGTTATGGGATACTACCTTGGAGTTTCTCCACGGAAGCTGGCGGAATTCTATCGTAAAAGATAA
- a CDS encoding mannose-1-phosphate guanylyltransferase/mannose-6-phosphate isomerase, with amino-acid sequence MSKIQPIILAGGTGSRLWPLSRELYPKQLLNLIDETSLLQTTVLRVAQLTEVLPPLLVVGEEHRFITRSQVDCLGGGGVCDILLEPVGRNTAPAVCGAVEYCAVSLPEDTILLVLPADHLILRKAVFQEVVAEAVRLAVEGKIVTFGIEPQHPETGYGYIEKGEGSSVRSFREKPDYETAKSYLEKGNYLWNSGMFAFSIKTFREEMERLAPEMVSCMRESVLLGKRDGSFFRLDEAAMSRSPSDSIDYALMEKTDRAAVVAADLDWSDIGSWHALWEVSAKDKDGNVTKGDVILEDTKNCLIRSEDTLVATVGLEDILVVETSDAVLVAPLSRAQDVKKIVARLKKDSRSEFKLHRTVYRPWGSYTVLEQHERYQIKRITVSPGSKLSLQMHHHRHEHWVVVSGTARITNGEKVFLLYENQSTYIPAGVNHRLENPGVMDLELIEVQNGSYLGEDDIVRFEDDYGRGE; translated from the coding sequence ATGTCCAAAATACAACCTATAATCCTGGCAGGTGGAACCGGCTCCCGCTTGTGGCCTCTTTCCCGTGAGCTCTACCCTAAACAGCTTCTCAATCTCATTGATGAAACTTCCCTGTTGCAGACCACCGTCCTTCGCGTTGCTCAGCTTACTGAAGTATTACCTCCCTTGCTGGTTGTGGGAGAAGAGCATCGTTTTATAACTCGCAGTCAGGTGGATTGCCTGGGGGGAGGTGGCGTGTGCGATATCCTTCTGGAACCCGTTGGTCGCAATACCGCACCTGCGGTTTGTGGAGCAGTGGAGTATTGCGCAGTAAGTCTGCCCGAGGATACCATACTTCTTGTTCTGCCGGCCGATCATCTGATTCTTCGTAAGGCGGTGTTTCAAGAGGTGGTGGCCGAGGCCGTCAGGCTTGCAGTAGAAGGGAAAATAGTCACATTCGGTATTGAGCCCCAGCATCCTGAAACCGGTTATGGCTACATAGAAAAAGGGGAAGGAAGTTCTGTCAGATCCTTTCGCGAAAAACCTGATTATGAAACCGCAAAGTCCTATCTTGAGAAGGGAAATTATTTATGGAACTCTGGAATGTTTGCTTTTAGCATTAAAACGTTCCGGGAAGAGATGGAACGGCTTGCCCCTGAAATGGTATCCTGCATGAGAGAATCTGTTCTGCTTGGCAAGAGAGATGGAAGCTTTTTCAGGTTGGATGAGGCTGCTATGTCCCGTAGCCCGAGTGATTCCATCGATTATGCGCTCATGGAGAAGACGGATCGGGCCGCAGTGGTTGCGGCTGATCTCGACTGGAGCGACATTGGCTCCTGGCATGCCCTGTGGGAAGTTTCCGCCAAAGACAAAGATGGTAATGTTACCAAGGGCGACGTTATTCTGGAGGACACAAAAAACTGCCTGATACGCTCTGAAGACACTCTTGTGGCCACCGTTGGGCTGGAGGATATTCTTGTCGTTGAAACATCCGATGCTGTTTTGGTGGCACCTCTTTCCCGGGCTCAGGATGTTAAAAAGATTGTTGCGAGACTAAAAAAAGACAGCAGGAGTGAGTTCAAGCTTCATCGTACAGTATACAGGCCCTGGGGCAGTTATACCGTGCTTGAGCAGCATGAACGGTATCAGATAAAACGTATTACCGTGAGTCCCGGTTCAAAACTTTCCCTGCAGATGCATCATCACCGCCATGAGCATTGGGTTGTGGTTTCGGGAACGGCACGTATTACAAATGGCGAGAAGGTTTTTCTCCTGTACGAAAATCAGTCAACCTATATTCCTGCTGGCGTCAATCATCGCCTGGAGAACCCAGGGGTTATGGATCTTGAATTGATTGAGGTGCAGAATGGGAGTTATCTGGGTGAGGATGATATCGTGCGGTTTGAGGACGATTACGGTCGTGGTGAGTAG
- a CDS encoding CvpA family protein: MANAFHLTGFDFVIIALLLLFTLRGLWVGFLSQVTTLVALLVGYVIAGQYHDKLFPFLRGVTENPHAVFWTSYVILFGFTYVVTMLLGKGLAKVVELTVAGWFDKLLGGVLGMAKAFILVVLLNMVLSGLLAPENDMLRKCQLCPYLTQATDFFRSLIKDDTIRKTFLQSKPAISEKKPSQEKPLQEKPPADGVRPFVPTVFPEK, from the coding sequence ATGGCTAATGCCTTTCATCTAACAGGATTCGATTTTGTTATTATAGCATTGCTGCTGCTCTTCACATTACGTGGTCTCTGGGTTGGTTTCCTCAGTCAGGTAACCACTCTGGTTGCTCTGCTTGTGGGCTACGTAATTGCAGGACAGTATCATGACAAACTTTTTCCTTTTTTGCGAGGGGTAACGGAGAATCCCCATGCTGTTTTCTGGACCTCCTATGTGATTCTTTTTGGATTTACCTACGTTGTTACTATGCTTTTGGGGAAAGGATTGGCAAAAGTTGTGGAGCTTACCGTTGCCGGGTGGTTTGACAAATTACTGGGTGGTGTTCTTGGTATGGCAAAAGCCTTTATTCTGGTGGTTCTTCTGAATATGGTCCTTTCAGGTCTTCTTGCTCCAGAAAATGATATGTTGAGAAAGTGTCAGTTATGCCCTTATCTGACTCAAGCGACTGATTTTTTTCGCAGTCTTATTAAGGATGATACAATTCGCAAGACATTCTTACAGAGCAAACCAGCCATATCAGAAAAAAAACCGTCTCAGGAAAAACCACTTCAGGAAAAACCTCCTGCAGATGGTGTTCGTCCATTTGTACCTACAGTATTCCCGGAAAAATAA
- a CDS encoding TIGR04282 family arsenosugar biosynthesis glycosyltransferase yields the protein MPSFQKLVILFTRYPQAGKCKTRLIPALGKDRAMMVYKELVSHILKRLDTFIASTSNTDLTIFFTGGSEQSMQEWLGHDYICEQQQGKDLGERMAMALIFGLNRKQDTLLIGSDCPGIDAAILKEGFQALQNNDLVIGPAHDGGYYLIGITGTLNPTLCSQLFTNIPWGSSIVYSETIALTEKLGLRTHILKKLHDIDTEEDLHYFYHRPHPQ from the coding sequence ATGCCATCTTTCCAAAAACTTGTCATTCTTTTTACCCGCTACCCTCAAGCCGGGAAATGCAAAACCCGTTTGATTCCTGCTCTTGGAAAAGACAGGGCCATGATGGTTTACAAGGAGTTGGTCTCACACATCCTGAAACGATTGGATACTTTTATTGCCTCCACCTCAAACACCGATCTCACAATCTTTTTTACCGGCGGCTCAGAACAGTCGATGCAAGAATGGCTTGGCCATGACTACATCTGCGAACAGCAACAGGGAAAAGACCTGGGAGAACGGATGGCTATGGCTCTTATCTTTGGACTAAACAGGAAACAGGACACTCTCCTGATCGGATCCGATTGCCCTGGTATTGATGCAGCAATCTTAAAAGAAGGATTTCAGGCCCTGCAGAACAACGATCTCGTCATCGGCCCAGCCCATGACGGTGGCTACTACCTCATTGGAATAACAGGCACCCTCAATCCAACTCTCTGCAGCCAACTCTTTACAAATATCCCATGGGGAAGCAGCATTGTCTATTCAGAAACCATCGCCCTGACAGAAAAACTCGGACTACGAACCCATATTCTCAAAAAACTCCATGATATCGACACAGAAGAAGACCTCCACTATTTCTATCATCGTCCCCACCCTCAATGA
- a CDS encoding UPF0280 family protein, protein MKPNNQNKRKKTPESYTERVYRKLVTRTGLVSTNVRIEETDLHILAERDIAELATDLILQYRAQLENYIVKNPQFCASLDPLSLDKIAPPLIRDMLMAGLQAGVGPMAAVAGTIAEYVGKGLVASGFCEVMVENGGDIFLQRSRDCSIAIFAGESPLSYKVGVKIAPSQMPIGICTSSGTVGHSLSMGKADSVTVLSTSTPLADAAATRLGNEVGRAAGGNGIQKALAIAREIEGIMGVVVICGERMGVMGDVELIQVDLKGGD, encoded by the coding sequence ATGAAACCTAATAACCAAAATAAAAGAAAAAAGACACCGGAGTCATATACCGAGAGAGTCTATCGTAAACTGGTAACCCGGACAGGTCTGGTTTCCACAAATGTTCGGATAGAGGAAACCGATCTGCACATTCTGGCAGAAAGAGACATTGCCGAATTGGCAACTGACCTTATTCTGCAGTATCGGGCCCAGCTGGAAAATTACATTGTAAAGAATCCCCAGTTTTGTGCAAGCCTGGATCCGTTGTCCCTGGATAAAATTGCCCCGCCGCTGATTCGTGATATGCTTATGGCTGGCTTACAGGCAGGAGTGGGGCCAATGGCTGCCGTAGCAGGGACTATTGCAGAGTACGTTGGAAAGGGATTGGTGGCTTCAGGTTTTTGTGAAGTGATGGTCGAGAATGGAGGCGATATCTTTTTGCAGCGCAGTCGTGACTGCTCAATTGCAATCTTTGCTGGTGAATCGCCATTAAGTTATAAGGTGGGGGTGAAGATCGCTCCTTCACAGATGCCCATCGGTATCTGTACATCATCGGGAACAGTGGGCCATTCTTTGAGCATGGGAAAAGCTGATTCTGTCACCGTACTCAGTACTTCGACTCCGCTGGCCGATGCTGCGGCAACTCGTCTTGGTAATGAAGTCGGGAGGGCAGCTGGCGGTAATGGCATACAGAAAGCCCTTGCCATAGCCAGGGAAATTGAAGGAATAATGGGTGTTGTCGTGATTTGTGGAGAGCGGATGGGGGTGATGGGGGATGTTGAGTTGATACAAGTTGATCTGAAAGGGGGGGACTGA
- a CDS encoding 4'-phosphopantetheinyl transferase superfamily protein, which yields MPHSQEKCSISFTPLPDGLLNLAGTLYQKNKPTVVILSLTDIPDKTKQTAACWLHPEEHLQLDNFKYEKRHREWLGGRICAKQGLRIFLQQRGNPSRIPEYQQCRISAEESGRPYFSRLKGVESPFPELSISHSKGCAASLVSQSHCGIDIQYPSESLQKVRERFITNEEERLLHNSLPSQSLLSRLVLTWAGKEAVKKTFSSSRMLGFHEIIVTQILQKTANDAIFYFSRTDIPQQTLPVAAGLLDNGYSLALCCHPLSP from the coding sequence ATGCCCCATTCCCAAGAAAAATGCTCTATATCTTTCACACCCTTACCAGACGGGCTATTAAACCTTGCTGGCACGCTTTATCAAAAAAACAAACCAACTGTCGTCATCCTATCACTAACAGATATCCCTGACAAAACAAAACAAACTGCAGCATGCTGGCTCCATCCAGAGGAACACCTTCAGCTCGACAACTTCAAGTACGAAAAACGGCACCGTGAATGGTTAGGAGGAAGGATCTGCGCAAAGCAGGGACTTCGCATCTTCCTGCAACAACGAGGAAATCCCTCTCGTATCCCTGAATACCAGCAATGCAGGATATCAGCAGAGGAATCAGGACGCCCCTATTTCAGTCGCCTTAAAGGGGTTGAATCCCCCTTCCCCGAACTTTCCATCAGTCATTCTAAAGGATGTGCCGCTTCACTGGTCAGTCAGTCTCACTGCGGCATAGATATTCAATATCCTTCCGAAAGCCTCCAGAAAGTCAGGGAAAGATTTATCACCAACGAAGAAGAACGGCTACTGCACAATTCTCTGCCCAGTCAATCACTACTCTCCCGCCTGGTACTGACATGGGCCGGCAAGGAAGCTGTAAAAAAAACGTTTAGCTCCTCAAGAATGCTGGGGTTTCACGAAATTATTGTCACACAAATACTACAAAAGACAGCAAATGATGCCATATTCTACTTTTCCCGAACCGATATTCCACAGCAGACCCTCCCCGTTGCCGCCGGGCTCCTTGACAATGGATACAGCCTTGCACTCTGCTGTCACCCCTTATCGCCTTAA
- the rfbA gene encoding glucose-1-phosphate thymidylyltransferase RfbA: MKGIILAGGSGTRLYPLTRVLSKQLIPVYDKPMIYYPLSVLMLAGIKDILIISTPRDLPQFSELFGDGTHLGISISYAEQPEPEGLAQAFIIGKSFIGDDNVALILGDNIFFGSGFSHLLHECSELSDGGLIFGYPVKDPERYGVVEFDSNHNVVGIEEKPNRPKSKFAVPGLYFFDNDVVAIAESIKPSPRGELEITDINMEYLRRGKLRVQPLSRGFCWLDTGTHESLQQASSYVQAVQDRQGLKVACIEEIAYSLGYIDTSQMRKLAKDMLKNQYGQYLMDIANEQESGSEFS, from the coding sequence ATGAAAGGTATTATCCTAGCCGGCGGATCCGGAACCAGACTTTATCCCTTAACCAGAGTGCTTTCAAAACAGCTCATTCCGGTCTATGACAAACCGATGATCTATTACCCCCTGTCCGTTCTTATGCTGGCAGGCATCAAAGACATCCTTATCATTTCAACCCCACGTGACCTGCCACAATTCAGCGAACTTTTCGGTGACGGTACACACCTCGGGATCTCCATCAGTTACGCGGAACAACCCGAGCCTGAAGGGCTGGCTCAGGCTTTTATCATCGGAAAATCCTTTATAGGCGATGATAATGTGGCCTTGATTCTGGGCGACAATATCTTTTTCGGATCCGGCTTCTCCCATCTCCTTCATGAATGTTCTGAACTTTCGGATGGCGGTCTCATCTTCGGCTACCCGGTAAAAGACCCTGAACGCTATGGAGTTGTCGAGTTTGACAGTAACCATAACGTGGTCGGCATTGAAGAAAAACCAAATAGACCAAAATCCAAATTCGCCGTTCCTGGACTCTATTTTTTCGATAATGACGTTGTTGCAATAGCCGAAAGTATCAAACCATCCCCACGTGGCGAGTTGGAAATAACGGATATTAACATGGAGTACCTCCGTCGCGGTAAACTCCGGGTACAACCACTCAGTCGTGGTTTTTGCTGGCTGGACACAGGAACCCACGAATCACTGCAGCAGGCATCGAGCTATGTACAGGCAGTGCAGGACAGGCAGGGCTTGAAAGTCGCCTGCATTGAAGAGATAGCATACAGCCTCGGCTATATCGACACCAGTCAAATGAGAAAACTGGCGAAAGATATGCTGAAGAATCAGTACGGTCAGTACCTTATGGATATTGCCAATGAGCAGGAATCCGGGTCTGAATTCTCATGA
- the mtnA gene encoding S-methyl-5-thioribose-1-phosphate isomerase, protein MNIKNQHYRTIWPTDDSNTIMIIDQRKLPHQFIIESLCTVDDAITAIRDMHVRGAGLIGATAGFGMHLAAAQARPGQLANALADGGQRLDKSRPTARNLKWAVDRVLKAAEQGTDEEDKKRIVFETACEIADEDAAFCKALGQHGSGIIRDISTAKSGGTVNILTHCNAGWLAFVDYGSATAPIYAARDAGIDVHVWVDETRPWNQGAKLTAWELQQEGIPCTLITDNAGGHLMQQKMVDMVIVGTDRTTHTGDVANKIGTYLKALAAHDNNIPFYVALPSSTFDWNISNGSDIPIEERSGDEVTTISGLTDNGRIETVQLTAPGTRALNYSFDITPARLVTGLITERGVVAANKEAIHKLFPEHS, encoded by the coding sequence ATGAACATAAAAAATCAGCATTACAGAACAATCTGGCCAACAGACGACAGCAACACGATTATGATCATTGACCAGAGAAAACTTCCTCATCAATTTATCATTGAATCTCTCTGCACTGTTGATGACGCCATAACGGCTATCCGGGACATGCACGTACGAGGAGCCGGCCTGATCGGGGCAACAGCAGGTTTTGGGATGCACCTTGCAGCAGCGCAGGCCAGACCTGGTCAACTGGCCAATGCCCTTGCAGATGGTGGTCAGCGTCTCGACAAAAGCAGACCTACAGCAAGAAACCTTAAATGGGCAGTTGATCGAGTGCTCAAAGCAGCAGAGCAGGGAACCGATGAGGAGGACAAAAAAAGAATTGTCTTTGAAACAGCCTGTGAAATTGCCGACGAAGATGCTGCCTTCTGCAAGGCACTCGGACAACATGGATCTGGGATCATCAGGGACATAAGTACGGCTAAGAGTGGTGGGACTGTCAATATCCTCACCCACTGCAATGCCGGTTGGCTTGCCTTTGTAGACTACGGGAGCGCAACTGCTCCTATTTATGCGGCGAGGGACGCCGGGATAGATGTCCATGTGTGGGTCGACGAGACACGCCCCTGGAACCAGGGGGCAAAACTAACTGCCTGGGAACTGCAGCAGGAAGGAATACCCTGCACCCTGATAACGGATAACGCAGGAGGACATCTTATGCAGCAGAAGATGGTAGATATGGTAATTGTGGGAACCGACAGAACCACCCATACAGGAGATGTGGCAAATAAAATAGGAACCTACCTGAAAGCACTGGCCGCTCATGACAACAACATTCCTTTTTATGTTGCCCTGCCCTCTTCCACATTTGACTGGAATATTAGCAATGGCAGCGACATCCCCATTGAAGAGCGTTCAGGCGATGAAGTCACCACCATCAGTGGCCTGACCGATAACGGCAGGATTGAGACGGTACAACTTACCGCGCCTGGAACCCGGGCACTGAACTACAGCTTTGATATCACGCCAGCACGCCTGGTGACTGGCCTTATCACAGAACGGGGAGTTGTCGCAGCCAATAAAGAGGCAATACATAAATTATTTCCAGAACATTCATAG
- a CDS encoding PilZ domain-containing protein, translating to MAEAKQGYEQRRTTRRHLVFYSRVFDGMSSRVLGHLMDISSEGLMLLSDGPVEVNEEYRLRMRLPKEVSGSDEIVFGAVSRWCRQDENPDFYVIGFQIQDMDDETRRSVADLIEEFGVQDQP from the coding sequence ATGGCTGAAGCGAAGCAAGGTTATGAGCAAAGGCGGACGACACGCAGGCATCTGGTCTTTTATTCGAGAGTGTTTGACGGGATGTCCAGTCGGGTGTTGGGCCATCTGATGGATATCTCTTCTGAAGGCCTTATGCTGCTGAGCGATGGCCCTGTTGAAGTGAATGAAGAGTATCGTTTGCGTATGCGTCTGCCAAAAGAAGTGTCAGGCAGTGATGAGATAGTGTTTGGAGCTGTGAGTCGCTGGTGTCGCCAGGATGAAAATCCAGACTTTTATGTGATCGGGTTTCAGATTCAGGATATGGACGATGAAACGAGAAGATCTGTTGCTGACCTTATTGAGGAGTTTGGGGTTCAGGATCAGCCCTGA
- the rfbD gene encoding dTDP-4-dehydrorhamnose reductase — translation MKILICGGHGQLGQDVGSLLDADHEVMSCGSRQLDISNTSQVASIFSNYQPDIVINCAAYTAVDKCETETQLAWQVNATGPENLARQAEETGARLIHISTDYVFDGKKTATESYSEDEDVAPLSEYGRSKLAGEQAIEAYSSNYLILRTAWLYGWKGKNFLKTILRLALADPTRELKVVNDQYGSLTWTATLARQIQAVLSPEMQGIVHATATGSSTWYEGACYFLDTMRLPYRITPCTTAEYPTPAHRPANSILNNQRLENEGLSVFRGWQEDIEQFVALFKEELIREALQG, via the coding sequence ATGAAGATACTGATTTGCGGTGGTCATGGCCAGCTGGGGCAGGATGTGGGCTCACTGCTTGACGCTGATCACGAGGTCATGTCCTGCGGTTCACGCCAACTTGACATAAGCAACACAAGTCAGGTAGCCTCCATCTTCTCCAACTATCAACCCGATATCGTTATTAACTGCGCCGCCTATACCGCCGTTGATAAATGTGAAACAGAAACACAACTTGCATGGCAGGTTAATGCAACCGGCCCGGAAAACCTAGCCAGACAGGCAGAGGAGACTGGTGCCAGACTTATTCACATATCCACCGATTATGTCTTTGATGGCAAAAAAACAGCTACCGAAAGCTACTCTGAAGATGAAGATGTTGCACCGCTGTCGGAATATGGGAGAAGTAAGCTTGCCGGAGAACAGGCCATCGAGGCATATTCATCCAACTATCTTATTCTTCGTACGGCCTGGCTTTATGGTTGGAAAGGAAAAAACTTTTTAAAGACCATATTGCGTCTTGCCCTGGCAGACCCGACACGTGAGTTAAAAGTGGTCAACGACCAGTATGGGTCACTGACCTGGACCGCCACCCTTGCCCGTCAGATTCAGGCAGTATTATCACCCGAAATGCAGGGTATTGTTCATGCAACGGCCACGGGTTCTTCCACCTGGTACGAAGGAGCATGTTATTTTCTTGATACCATGAGATTGCCATACCGGATCACACCCTGTACCACAGCAGAATACCCAACGCCTGCCCATCGCCCCGCCAATTCCATTCTCAATAATCAGCGACTGGAGAATGAGGGACTTTCTGTTTTCCGCGGCTGGCAGGAAGACATAGAGCAATTCGTAGCCCTCTTCAAAGAGGAACTCATCCGAGAGGCCCTTCAGGGCTGA